The Lycium barbarum isolate Lr01 chromosome 11, ASM1917538v2, whole genome shotgun sequence genome contains the following window.
TATAAATAAAGAAGACTATATCTCGAGGGGAAAATGGAAGCAATAAATTAATGGGAAAAAATCAAAGCTATGAATTAATTGGAAAAATAGGGAGTGTGTGCGCGCAGATTCTAGGAATGGTGGTGGTCAGAGAGACAACATCATCTTGAGAGGTGGGGCTCTGATTCTGGAAATATTAAAATACCCAATTTAGTTTTCCTTTGTTTAAAAAGAATTATTGACCTGGCTCTTTTTCATTGGATACACATTGGCACTTAAGGAGTTTGAACTGCACGCACATACTTTGTTTTTTAATTGAGCTTTTTGTGTCTAAATGACACAGTTAGGCTCTATCACAGGTGTCTAAATAAAATAATACTTAATTAAAATGTCTCAATGAAAAATTTTGACGATCAAAAGGGCCGCCGATGAGTTTGGCCTAAAATGTGATGCTGGTGACACAAAAAGGCGATAAAACTAGAAGGATAAAATGGAGGACATATTGGTCATTGAAGATCCTCCTTCCACTGTATCTATTTCCATACCGATCAAACTGGGTCCCACTGCCTTATGTCCCATGGCCCACAGCAGCCCCTTATATTTAAGTGGTAACTGgaaagagtccggaaccaaaatgaccccaaaaaaatatttttgaaccaaaatactctAACTAAAAAAAAAGGTTACAAAACTGCCTTTACCGCAGTAAATTAATGCGCTAAAGTACTTAACTATGACGGCACCGTTAAGTGCTTtagtgcagtaaaatactgcgctaaatggtccttgtttttttttcttttggttaactgctctttcattacactttttatcgtactttgaccatagattaatcatgcttcgagaccccaaaacttcaatattttaaatagaaccctacttatttttgtgcgattaataaggtaggctcaatacatcaaggataagaaaatcttcggattgtcgttttagtagttaaaaagtgctcgaacgccatttttatttgaaggcttggtgtcattagctttaagttctttatgaacgccaatctcaaaataattaaattgcatcattcataacaatatgaaaatacttaaacttgttcattaataagaaacccaaactttttaaaatacaatcatcaaagaaagaaaaaaacttaaaaaacattcatcaattaatgcccttgagttgatcttctgCCACCACCGctagatgtgccaccaccacgAGATGTTCCACCACCCCTCGATCTActaccacgaaagtttcctccaccatgagaggtacttccaccgcgagatgtagtttgaccaccatgccgtaagggacacttgcgcttatcatgaccaacatcattgcaaaatgagcattttcaagtgtatctccccggtggaacatccatttcattatgaatacgggagtattctttcattttaaatttacggataaatgctttatttgcaacaATTGAAAATGGATctggtggccaataactctcactatcaagtgggtagaaccttccagcatatgtttttgcataattttcaactgtatattcctcagccatgtacgggGAGGCGTTTTTTTCCGttgcgataaaacacttgaaggcatgagaacatggcatgtgatatcaTTGCCACTAGCTGCATGTGcttgttcttggaatctcacaaattgtgtggacattacctcctttaccttggtgcatacttgttgtgagttcaaatatgcgctctgtAGAGTTGTACTCCATCTGGTCATGTTGCTGAGCCTTAAATTTGTGGTACTCGAACGgttttgacggttttggcatccatcttagaccttctgttgcatgtgctttggcctcttttgatctattgACGAACCGCTCCATAACCTGCTTAAAagcattctcaccattgcggtgacgggttgtcacgacccgactagagggccatgacgggtacccggggctaattaccgagcaccactcatcataaaCCATTCCGCAagacatgcatgtatatataagcCCTCAAGGCAACAAAggaataatatacaaaatatacactagaGGGTAACATAACAtctgctacccacacatatgtatctacgagcctctaacggAGACACTGAAATCAtgaagatgggacaggaccccgccatacccaagtatgtacacaaaagaacataTCAAAACTGCACATCCGGAATAGGGAAATGCTCCTGTGCAAGCTGATCcggctcctaagaatctgggtcatctccctgtctacctgtgggcatgaacacagcgtccataaaagaaaaaccacatcagtacgaacaatgtactgagtatgtaaagcatgtatAGGAACATAATAAGAAAGTACAGAAAGCATAATAAGAGGGATAACTGGAACTaagtgcctcttaaggcagaaccatgcatgctcacttttaccgtTTAAAACATACATACATGCATATATGAACTATTTgagtcaataacatcattagcgcgcgtccaggcctcccgcgtccggggtaatcatctcacgccgccaactagtggtgtcatgcccgtgCTATAAAGACACGGTGTTATCCTTATCCGTAAGCcacccaccgaagtggtgtcatgcccggccaactaggcacggtgtattaTCATTATGTATATAACATCAAGCATGTATACGAGCTCAAGCAAAAGCTatagctctatcggagtgacgtaaggtcgagaacctccgattatattatggagcatcATCATTcgtcatgcctcgccttgaaagaacaagtatcatgaggtgaggcaacaacaagaaataacatcaacgAAATCATAAGCATAGAAACATCAGGCTCATGAAAGcataattatcatcatcactatcataaaacatatctcgtaggaagctcttaaggatctttaactttcacctttagggatgtaagaaagtcatggggtATAGGAAAGAGATTATAACATAGAAGTCATgtctttgaaagaaggggactagccttacatacctttctgtctcCTTAACGATATCGGCTAGGCCCTCTCCTTCcgagctcacaattctacatacaaaaGGGTTCGTACTAGAATCAGAAATCGAaagtatacttaagcttaaactaAAGCGGCTAAGtactaatgaaaattgggcagcatttcctttgtttcgacaacttttcCCCGTataataaaacaactcccaaacttcataacaacacccataatatcataatacgTAAATTCCTTCGAGTTAGACATTATTCGACTTCCAAATGTACTTCTAAAATCCTCCATAACCCTAACTATACTACAACATCATGTTCACCATTcgcataatacttcctcaacatcattagcgtCATTCGTAACAAGATTATACCAATATTACTCCTTGAATCATAACTCAAACTACCTTTCAACTCAACATACCCTTATTTGCAAATTTGAGTTCATATTCCATATTTGTTCCTAATTCAAATTCTTCAACTATTCAACACCATCAATAATATGAAACAATTGTAAAACTGACCTTTAACCATATAAGGATAACCTTAAATAGATATTCTTCACTTGAGAGGAACCCCAACTTCTATACCAATGGGGTTCTTGACTTCTACGAACCCTGGTGAGTTAttccacacttgattctcttggtattaaccttttgatccttgatttctccTTAAAGTTGTGTTGATATATTTGGAGGAAGGTTCTAGGCTCTTTTGGAGTGTGGGAATgtggaaaatgagaaaaaaaaaagagtcgtgcatatataaaaatgaaattctGACCCGACCTGAAATCTATGgactattatacgggccgtataaattatacggtccgtatatatgacCGTACAATCCATAATTTTCCGGATTTGTTCTATTTGCTTCGTTTAACCTCCAATCCCCGttgaaccttcttggcacttgtttaacgcTCCATTAACGATCTAAAGAACCTTATAACTCATTCTCAAGATCTTGCTAAATATCCGCTAGCTCGATAACCATGAAATCTTCCCCCCAAACGCAACTTATACTTCGCTCCCTTTGACGAACCTAGCTTCACCAAGTcatataacttaaaaatcttacCGTATATACTTTAAGGTCGCCGAATACCCTTTTATAGTCAGGAGAGCTTCATGCTCGTCTTAAGCTTGTGCTAGTCTATTTATGACTCAACGACataaaatttccgaggtgtaacacgggTAGTCCCggtgcagatttcaacaagccattgaatgactcagagctatttgttgtcagcataccccatcgccgACCTTCATCCTGgagtaatgtccatttgtctttatcaattgtactcaaccagtggaaggcttcctaaTTCACCCGtctaataatgtccatctgcaggtcaaacttcttctcctgatgcgctgttgcagccgcccacatccaattgcaaagtgctgggtTTCGATATGCCTTTTAGAAGTTTgtcttcaaatgccttaaacaataacgatggtaggcaaagggtggctgccacccctgcaaattaAACGTATTGTGCAATATGTCTGTCTGATGTCACAcatattcccatgcgatccttaataacgtgttgccttaagtagtccaaaaacataccccacatACTAATGCTCTCactagctgcaattgcaaaagctagagggaatatagctccatttgcatccattccaactgcaattagcagctttatgtcgtataccccgtacacatgtgttccatctattgacaTTACAGGCCagcaatgagcaaaaccatcaatgcatggttcgaatgcccaaaacacaaactcaaaaatattaccgagcacaccaggcttcgatttgagcttccattcaataacagtaccatgattgaagtgttgtagagccgtCATGTATCTCGGTAaattcttgaaagagccctcccaattgtcgtacactatctcatgtgcacgcctacgtttaagatacgccttcctcttactaacagttttgctatatactttcggGACGgttgtaatacaatctttaatagggaacctGAATAAGTTGAAATATCAACATATAGTAACGAGGAACATCATATTaacatcaaaaataaaataaacttaggtGAAGGGGATACCTTGGATTTTTTCCAATGTTTCCAACTAACACACGAgcaatcatattggtatctagattTCAATGATCATCtaggaggtcacccatatcacaagtgtgctttgtgtagaactttgaaatagtccacatcttttcagcagtttccttaccacggagcatccattcgcagccttgatatttttgcttgcagaccaatcgccaaagttttcgtgtggaatcgtcaactttaaactccctcatcccctggatgcaataaatcttaactgccctttgcaatgattttttcgagtTGAAAATCATGTCTTTTTCAATATGAgtcttttgttttaaaagatccactaGCTCTTTTCACAAACTTCGCcaaatatgatcatcatccctagtaaagacaaaggcaacTGGgtgatcttgaagatgatcaagataggggatctcatcggaatgctACTGAATCGGGGTcaactcttgctgttgaaattggctttgcggctgaaccggggtcgactcttgctgttcaaatggttgctgtgaattcagttccttctgGTGTGCTGGACtgttcatcatgtcttgcaacatttctacttgatattgaggattagttccaacctcaacCTCATCCTCACTTTCTtcatcgtcactttcctccgcattaggtatttcctcactatcgctcgatgatgtcactatataatttgGATAATTTGGACCATCCATAGCAggtctttgcctataatttggtgcaactaCGACATTCTCTCTACATAATAAAGTAGAgtattttaactactacacatcaaataataCAATTAATGTTAAAAACAATAGACGCActgatagtaatcaactgcaccgaaacttaAGGAAGGATCATCGTTTTGAGTAGctggataggctgaggatgttccaacctgatttATCCATCCCGATTGAGAGGACTGTctgatatgatccatatcaggtgtataacccctaaataatataatcgacatcattagtagcattcaagtgccactacacaataataataatgtaaaaaatgaatatttaccattGCCCATCAAATTACTGACTTAAACTATCCAAAGGCATTTGGCTCGTCAAAATGCCTTCATaagtactcatgtcagggtaattgtgttcaTAAGTAGGTTtcgcttgagtgacttcggcctgaattctagacggggcttcccgacgaggtctatttcgggcttcccgaggagccctagccatgaattcaagtcgattaatggggaccttctctatgtacatttcaaggacgtttaaagttatgaattccctataatcataaggcgccttcaaataatccgTCAAAGAaccatcgtcttgaatgtaccactgtcgataactagttacaccttgcggcgtaaatgacattggatatCTTCCAATTATATCTAAATCAAAATCACTCCTACTAACTTGTAGtatattatacaaggcttggagtagttttgagaattttaagtcaagtggaaacttaacatggtattttgggggagaatcatagcgcaaattattttcctcgaatataatttgtccgtcccagaataaaggaactctaatttttggaacatcttccattttttgactaatttagaAGAAATACAAAATGGAAAAGctggatgaaacttagaatttatgttaaaaattggatgaaacttagaattttttcTCTCATTCGAAATCTGTATTAATAAGATTTGAAGCTTGAATATTCaaccaacgcatgcatgcaattagtgtgtcttgcagtgttacgtcaaatcaaattaagtacgGAGTGTTACATCATGCATGAATTAATCGCGCTATGTCAGTGGCTGGCAGTATAGCGCAGTGAAATACCGCGTTATGTCATAATAaggcagtaaattactgcgttattctgACATAACGCGGTATTTTACTGTGCTATACCACTGCTGCTATACCACTGCACTATGTTGTCACCTCAGCTGTCATACAGAAAAATGTCataattcgaatcaaactttGGGTTTCATGCAGCAAGTGCTATATAACGTAATTAGACGAATAGTTACCAACCACAAAAAATTgagttactatgtcattttttgaccaatttagagatattagtcGTGTTTTATCGTTCTCTCCAGAAAACATATTCgacgcaatgggtaggacatgggaattgggtgaagattttGAATACTCGAACAACCCGAACGAGAGATACAACCAACATTACAACAATATGATGACAGaggagtggaattggcgtgttagggagattgcagcactggagcaaaagttagcgtcagtagggcttaaacgcccaaaaaaacatGCTATGTTAATGCCTCGTGGAACTCCGCAaaagtttaattttgctcttaaccgttttcgcaaagagaacaatcggatgtaaatacgttaccttagggtagaatatggtatacatggtagcacaagatttagatccaagtgggattcggactatGAGATGtctgatgaagattaatatttttttatataaagtaagtaggtagggtcataaagaaccccccccccccccccaactaggGGTACGtaggggtttgcaactatataagtagcactttcttttgttattagactacaacgtatTCAATGTCAAGTAGTAGAAACTCAACTTGGTCTTttctccttccaaaagaaccaaatagcagtgatgatgagagttcaaatcatagcagttttttaAGTGACactagtgatttcaaactagacgagctaaatccccaccttcttatagagcatAATGATGATTTCtacagtgtgaaatattcagatccgcgagaatattattgcggtttacgccgagaatggtcacatcggctttcCGAagcagaacgtcttgttcgtgacttgaaaaatctcaacgctccaatcccaacaaggtactgtATAACCATGTttcgagtaggtccagaaacttgcgagcttaccgtacaaaggattagaaaagaaaacaacagaatgctggcaagatgatgtagattttacatgctaaagttggccgaaaaacaaacatcatcaaccggtagagaactaacatctactgaaaaaaagatgtgtcttaagaaaccgccaatatttttctgaggatggatgatattgaggacttctattctgatcatgattaagaatgttgtgattttagttttaagtataatttatgatgatgtttttattttgaagaatattagtatgtttagtttttcattaactcaagggcatgaattttttttcccctcccatttaagaggatttatagtgtaagggcatgaattgatgaatgtattttcaggtttttttattttttttttatttttttttatgattgtaTTTTTACTAGTTTTGGtttattattaatgaacaagttacCCTAAATcataaagaacttaaagctaatgacatcaagcctttaaataaaaatggcgttcgagcacttttcaaccagtAAAACGGCAATCCGGAGAttttcttatccttgatgtattgagcctacgtTATTAATCGTACAAAAATAAGTAGAGttgtatataaaatattaaagttttGGGATCCCGaaacatgattaatctatggtcaaagtacattaaaaagtgtaatgaaagaggggttaaccaaaaaaaaaaaaacaaggatcCTTTAGCGCAATAAAAGAcaattttgtaacattttttttgttgaaatattTTGGTTTAAAACACTTTTTTGGGGTCATTTTAGTTCCCGAGTCTAACTGGAAACTGGTATTACATCATGCCGTAAAGCAAGCCCCATAATGCCCATGATTGACGTGACCTCACACATACGTGTCTTCTTTCCATTGGTTTATTTTCCCTCCTCAGGATTCACAGTCTTAACTGCACTTAAAACCAAGAAAACACCGGTTACTCTAATCATCTCTCAATAGGAAATTTGTGTTTCTTTCCTTCCCTCTAAAACCCAAATTTTCAATGAAAATTCCATTTTGGAGATTGTAGAATTGTGATCTTCTAATTTTGATTGAGTAAATTAGTAAAAAGAAGTATGGTTGAAGGAGTGGAGAGCAGTGACGATGTACTTCCAAGACATACGAAAGTGGTTGTGACTGGTAATAATAGGACTAAGTCTATATTTGTCGGTCGTCAAGGTGTTGTCAAGCAAGCTGTTGGACTTGGTGGATGGCATTGGCTCGGAATTCTTTCCTTCTCATTaattttgccttttttttttttttttacaaatgaGAATTTGGGTTTTGGTTGAATTTCATTGTTTGAAGCAATGAGGATTAATTCAGAAATTCTGGGTTGTGCTTTGTTCTATGGTATACCATTATTTGGGTAATTGGGTACTTCTTCCTAATTTATGCGAATGTGTTTGCTGGgcagaaatttaagaaataaataaaggtttttgaaacttgtgttttaaaataaattatagatATTTGTATAGCTAGATATGAATATTTAAAAGttagattattattattaaatctAGAAATTTGTTATTTCTTTTTTAGACTGATTAAAGAGGAAATAGTGTTAAATAAATTGGAATTTTGTTTTTTCTTCTCTTAAAGTTTCATCTTTTCTTCTCtcataaataaaaaagaaaaagttcggtctttttgttattttcttcACGAATGTTAGGTGTAAATAACATTTTTCCTAAGTAGTGCTAAAATGTTTCCTTTTTTAAGAATGGTTTCAGTGGCTACATTTGTGTTGATTGTGGCCGTTGTACTTTTTGATTTTGATATGGTAAATTTGGTGGTTTGTTTTGGTCTTACATATCAATGAGTTGGTTCTGCATTTGGGTTTTGATTAAATTTCATTGTGTGTTGATTACCTTAATGCAATGTGCATTAATTAAGTAATTTTGGGTTTTGCTTTGTTTATTTTATGTTGTCTCATTGTTAGGGGAATTTGATATTTTTATATCTCAACTCAGAAAGTCttaatcttttatttttttacaacAAATGTAGTGTCCATCAAATTCTTTTGTTTTCTCGCAGTACTTGAAATTCTTGTGTGGGGTTTTCAAGCAAATTTATCAGAAATTTTAATTTGTCAATGTTGAGTTAGTTCTTTTTATTGATAGATCTGGTGTTTTAAGATGTTCCATTATATATGATCAGGCAGTTagcatagaactttaactgattAAGTAAATTTAGAATTTAAGGTTTTGGAAGCCGTTGTATTCTGACAGATATTTTATCACCAGTTATGTTGCATTCTCATGATTTGTGCACAAGATTATTGTTGAACATAAATTGTGACAACTGAATACTGTTAAACATTTTTTTTCTTACTTAGAAGTAGGAGAAGATACCCCATTTCCCACAGAATATGTTTACTTATTACAGGGGCGATTTTATGTACTAATTTTGGGTCACGTGAATACATGGTCTCTCCGTAAAattaggtattttatgtatatatttaaaaaaattggtATAATATTAACGGCAGGAACACATGCTATAAGAAGgctaaatggtgcacttggttgaatgttgagttatttacctagaCGTCTGGGGATTAATTACCACTTAAtacatttttcctttttttttttagtggtgaaCCCATGCTCTAGAAATCTTAGATTCGCCTCTGACTTATTACTCTCTTGTTCTTGCTGTTTAGACGAATCAGCCAGCTATTTAAAACACTATCCAAATTCAGATTATAACGGTCTCAGATTAAAAGCAGTAGGCATCAGCTACTTATGTTGTTCTGTTCGTTAACAACACCTTATAAAAAAGAAGATCTTGTTCATCGACAACATGAAGCATTTGTTCCCGATAGTTTTTATTCTCtccttttttcttaaaaaaaaacttttgtttTGGATTAAGAAACTTTGTCCTGATTGTCTATGACATCTGAGCTTTAGTGTATGGGCTGTTTCACATTGCAAAGAATTTCGGTACTCTTTGTTAACCTCGTCATAATTTAGTTTTTTACTTTACGAATCACAACTTACGAGATCCATATATATTGTATCCAGATAATAACAACttggttttttctttctttatttcttcttTTACCCCGCTATTTGGTTGTCTTGTAGAATCACATAAGATGACTGCTACTTTGTTAATGACTCTTATATAAATTTTTGTTTTCTTACTATATATGTACAGAAACAAAAAAATCTAGGGTGTTGCATAAGTTGAAACATAACCTGTTCTCGAAATCTAATATTTGTGGTTGTCAAAAACTTTGAAGGTTCTTACAAATGGAATAGAGGTGAAACTACAGAGGAATGCATTAAGTGTGATTGAAGCTCCTACTGGTAATGAGGATGGTGGTGACCTTGAATTTGAAACTGTACAGTGGAATGGTAAGTCACCCATTTTAGATGAATCATAAAAATAGTCTTTCATTTAGCTATACATTTAAAATTTGCTGTATATTTCTCGTCCTGGAAGTTTAAAAGTTACTAGTATGGTTCTTGTTCTACCACCTGCATGCTTTTTATCGAAAATTTGTTAAAGGTTGTTATATGGCTAAATTCTATTAGGTATATTTTTCCTTGTCTGGTTATTCCCTTTTGGCTCACTACCTACAACAACGTGTTCGTGCTATTTCTTCAGCATCTGATGATACTCAAAAGTTTCATAGATCAAGGAATCACATGCATAAATCATCTGGATATTCTCACAAGACCTTGATCCGCTCCTtctcgtgtaactcacagttgaAGGGATCTATTTCTACCCCTCAGGGAACCATGGTACGAAAGTTTTCAATTGTGTTATTGTTTTACAGTATTATTCTGCTACTTCCCACCCACTCTCAGTTATTTCGAGTAATTATTTTTCAAGACCAACTTTAAACTTTACAAAACATTTTACTCATAGTTGCTTGTGGGCTCTTTCAAATTATATGgagaaattatttttcaaaactaACTAATGTACAGAACGTTGACCTTAGCAAACTTGAGATGGCTGCACTATGGAGATATTGGCAACACTTTAACCTTGTAAGTAGATAAATAATATTTGAGAAAAGATTGATGTTGTTCTTATCATGTGTGTTATTTATTTCGTTAACTGCGTTGGCTACCCTTCTTGTTAGATGGATGCCATACCTAACCCCTCTAAAGAGCAACTAATTGATGTTGTCAAGAGGCATTTCACATCACAGGTATTGTCTTATCTATCTTTACCTCGCTGTTGATAAGTAGTAGTTAGTTCATCCTTATTGTTATGCCCTACTGTTAACAAACTTTTGCAAATTCAAATCCAATGGTTGGTTTAACTTAGTATTATAATGCACTATGGTACCTTGGTATTTGCATTTTagatatcaatatcaatatttacCGGAGAACAACAGATTAGGCTTTGCTTGTATGTATAATTGTTCTTTCATGTTTTAATAAATTCTTCCCCTTTCAAATCATGCACTACTGACTGTATGAACTTATTTGTGGGGTGAAGCAATTGGACGAGTTGCAGGTTATTGTGGGTTTTGTGCAGGCCGCCAAAAGATTGAAGACACTCcgcaaatgactcaactgacccATCGTATATGCCCTTAACGCTAACAAATAGCGGTACCTTTGCTTTGTGTCCGCTATCCATGGCAGTAA
Protein-coding sequences here:
- the LOC132617798 gene encoding uncharacterized protein LOC132617798 produces the protein MVEGVESSDDVLPRHTKVVVTGNNRTKSIFVGRQGVVKQAVGLGGWHWLVLTNGIEVKLQRNALSVIEAPTGNEDGGDLEFETVQWNASDDTQKFHRSRNHMHKSSGYSHKTLIRSFSCNSQLKGSISTPQGTMNVDLSKLEMAALWRYWQHFNLMDAIPNPSKEQLIDVVKRHFTSQQLDELQVIVGFVQAAKRLKTLRK